The following are encoded in a window of Mustela nigripes isolate SB6536 chromosome 1, MUSNIG.SB6536, whole genome shotgun sequence genomic DNA:
- the TMEM192 gene encoding transmembrane protein 192 isoform X1, protein MATRGRMEDGSLDLTQSIEDDPLLDTQHLLHHSLHAQFRPRFHPLPTVIIANLLLLIHVVFVILAFLTGVLCSYPNPIEDKCPGNYTNPLKVQTVIILGKVILWILHFLLERYIQYHHNKVRNQGYNTIYLATRHLKGLALMIHSTGSTALLLVLCVQHSFPEPSRLYLDLILAILGLELICSLTCLLIYTVKIRKFNKAKPQPDVLEEEKIYAYPSNITSEIGFRPISSLEEIVEKQGDIIAYLKRHNALLSKRLLTFTSSDLDSPPGHL, encoded by the exons GGTTCCTTGGATCTCACCCAAAGTATTGAAGATGACCCTCTTCTGGACACCCAGCATCTTCTACACCATTCATTACATGCTCAGTTTAGACCCAGATTCCACCCTCTTCCTACAGTCATCATAGCAAatcttctcttattaattcat GTTGTATTTgtcattttagcatttttaacaGGTGTGCTTTGTTCTTACCCTAATCCAATTGAGGACAAGTGCCCAGGAAACTATACCAACCCACTGAAGGTTCAGACAGTCATAATCCTTGgaaaagttattttgtggattcTGCATTTCCTTCTTGAACGCTACATCCAGTATCACCACAACAAAGTTAGAAACCAAGGCTATAACACGATCTACCTAGCTACGAGGCATCTTAAAGGACTTGCACTGATGATACACTCAACCG GCAGCACAGCTCTCCTCCTCGTGCTGTGCGTGCAGCACTCCTTCCCGGAGCCCAGCAGGCTGTATCTTGACCTCATCCTGGCCATCCTGGGCCTGGAACTGATCTGTTCCCTGACCTGTCTGCTCATTTACACAG TGAAAATTCGAAAATTTAATAAAGCCAAACCACAACCTGATgtacttgaagaagaaaaaatctaTGCTTACCCCAGCAATATTACCTCGGAGATTGGATTCAG GCCTATTTCAAGCCTAGAAGAGATCGTTGAAAAGCAAGGAGACATAATTGCCTACCTGAAGCGACACAATGCCCTGTTGAGTAAGCGCTTGTTGACTTTCACTTCCTCTGACCTTGACTCTCCGCCTGGTCACCTGTGA
- the TMEM192 gene encoding transmembrane protein 192 isoform X2, which translates to MATRGRMEDGSLDLTQSIEDDPLLDTQHLLHHSLHAQFRPRFHPLPTVIIANLLLLIHVVFVILAFLTGVLCSYPNPIEDKCPGNYTNPLKVQTVIILGKVILWILHFLLERYIQYHHNKVRNQGYNTIYLATRHLKGLALMIHSTVKIRKFNKAKPQPDVLEEEKIYAYPSNITSEIGFRPISSLEEIVEKQGDIIAYLKRHNALLSKRLLTFTSSDLDSPPGHL; encoded by the exons GGTTCCTTGGATCTCACCCAAAGTATTGAAGATGACCCTCTTCTGGACACCCAGCATCTTCTACACCATTCATTACATGCTCAGTTTAGACCCAGATTCCACCCTCTTCCTACAGTCATCATAGCAAatcttctcttattaattcat GTTGTATTTgtcattttagcatttttaacaGGTGTGCTTTGTTCTTACCCTAATCCAATTGAGGACAAGTGCCCAGGAAACTATACCAACCCACTGAAGGTTCAGACAGTCATAATCCTTGgaaaagttattttgtggattcTGCATTTCCTTCTTGAACGCTACATCCAGTATCACCACAACAAAGTTAGAAACCAAGGCTATAACACGATCTACCTAGCTACGAGGCATCTTAAAGGACTTGCACTGATGATACACTCAACCG TGAAAATTCGAAAATTTAATAAAGCCAAACCACAACCTGATgtacttgaagaagaaaaaatctaTGCTTACCCCAGCAATATTACCTCGGAGATTGGATTCAG GCCTATTTCAAGCCTAGAAGAGATCGTTGAAAAGCAAGGAGACATAATTGCCTACCTGAAGCGACACAATGCCCTGTTGAGTAAGCGCTTGTTGACTTTCACTTCCTCTGACCTTGACTCTCCGCCTGGTCACCTGTGA